The following are encoded together in the Parabacteroides chongii genome:
- a CDS encoding DUF4248 domain-containing protein — translation MKREDEKDKKKSVEEEEEKKWKNRSFTWMELGVLYSPTLTPAAASRRLKAWVIANGGLIRSLTKTGWNRTQRILTPRQVGCIVEVLGEP, via the coding sequence ATGAAACGGGAAGATGAAAAAGACAAGAAAAAATCTGTGGAAGAAGAAGAGGAAAAGAAGTGGAAGAACCGCAGTTTTACCTGGATGGAACTAGGCGTGTTGTATAGTCCGACACTGACTCCCGCGGCTGCTTCCCGCCGGTTGAAAGCCTGGGTGATAGCGAATGGCGGTCTGATCCGTAGCCTGACAAAGACGGGCTGGAACCGTACACAACGTATTCTGACACCACGTCAGGTAGGGTGTATTGTGGAGGTGCTCGGGGAACCTTAA
- a CDS encoding HU family DNA-binding protein yields MMNKRELIYSIAEQTGYTQTEVRNILNTFISTVFEEVKSDHKVRIGGLGVFSLLYQKSRPVRNPQTMEPIVLAPRNSVKFRPADDLVRKLNGEEK; encoded by the coding sequence ATGATGAACAAAAGAGAGTTGATATATTCTATTGCAGAGCAGACGGGATATACGCAGACTGAAGTACGTAACATATTGAACACATTTATAAGTACTGTCTTTGAAGAGGTGAAATCGGATCATAAGGTGAGGATCGGAGGACTTGGGGTCTTTTCTCTTCTGTACCAGAAGTCGCGCCCTGTACGTAACCCGCAAACCATGGAGCCGATCGTACTTGCACCTAGAAATTCGGTGAAGTTCCGACCGGCAGATGATCTGGTCCGAAAGCTGAACGGGGAAGAAAAGTAA
- a CDS encoding YjbH domain-containing protein, translating into MRRRCWMTSLLLLWGMAVAVQGQHSQNHLPTGRSVEEAAEQVLLSLGMEEVRVARTDSVCTVAYEDNIYRGTYRGLAAVAESLRKLPEAEQAVRYELVVLDDRIPRLLLTLPREVEALEVSYDTDEAMRRLKGKESRNRMAGRVDVVLYPELFLQNSWLDKLYGVAVNFSPAIEMDLWKGAVLTGQVILPLYTNMTDYRKYIRPGVITLRQEFRLPGGVLGRLTAGNFTGNRMGVDAALRYQPARGRWMVGANVGLTGSSTCYGGEWVVSTWRKVTGSVWGRYNEPRYDLQIDLAAVRLVYGDMGARLDCRRHFGEVTVGVYGMLTGGEVNGGFHFAIPIPGTKRGKRRAVRFRLPEYFAHEYRARHGGSYGDELLGYSYEVRPDENGSRGYDAPDFVRKEVLKIITR; encoded by the coding sequence ATGAGGCGGAGGTGTTGGATGACGAGTCTCCTGCTGTTGTGGGGGATGGCTGTGGCTGTACAGGGGCAGCATTCGCAAAATCATCTGCCTACGGGCAGGTCGGTGGAGGAAGCGGCAGAGCAGGTGTTGTTGTCGCTGGGTATGGAGGAAGTGAGGGTGGCACGGACCGATTCGGTTTGCACTGTCGCTTACGAGGATAATATTTACCGGGGGACTTACCGGGGACTGGCTGCGGTGGCGGAGAGTTTGCGGAAACTGCCGGAGGCGGAACAGGCTGTCCGATATGAGCTGGTGGTGTTGGATGACCGGATACCGCGGTTGCTGCTGACATTGCCCCGGGAGGTGGAGGCCCTGGAGGTCAGCTACGATACGGACGAGGCGATGCGCCGGTTGAAAGGAAAGGAGAGCCGGAACCGGATGGCGGGACGGGTCGATGTGGTCCTGTATCCGGAGTTGTTCCTGCAAAATTCGTGGCTCGACAAGTTGTATGGGGTGGCAGTCAATTTCTCGCCTGCCATCGAGATGGACCTTTGGAAAGGGGCGGTACTGACAGGGCAGGTGATATTGCCGCTTTATACGAATATGACGGATTATCGGAAATACATACGTCCGGGAGTGATCACGCTCCGGCAGGAGTTCCGTTTGCCGGGCGGTGTGCTGGGACGGCTGACGGCGGGTAACTTTACGGGTAACCGGATGGGGGTGGATGCTGCTTTGCGTTATCAGCCTGCCCGGGGACGGTGGATGGTCGGGGCGAATGTCGGACTGACCGGATCGAGTACCTGCTATGGCGGGGAATGGGTGGTGTCAACCTGGAGGAAAGTGACGGGATCGGTATGGGGACGATATAATGAACCGCGGTATGATTTGCAGATCGACCTGGCGGCTGTGCGGCTGGTGTACGGAGATATGGGGGCACGGCTGGATTGCCGTCGTCATTTCGGAGAGGTGACGGTCGGTGTGTATGGGATGCTGACCGGCGGGGAAGTGAATGGCGGTTTCCATTTTGCTATTCCCATTCCGGGGACGAAGCGGGGGAAACGCCGGGCGGTCCGTTTCCGCTTACCGGAATACTTCGCCCATGAATACAGGGCGCGACATGGTGGTTCCTACGGCGATGAGCTGCTGGGCTACAGCTATGAGGTCCGTCCCGATGAGAACGGCAGCCGGGGGTATGATGCACCGGACTTCGTTCGAAAAGAGGTTTTAAAGATCATTACAAGATAA
- the dnaB gene encoding replicative DNA helicase — MAEGTKNTGRGNSGKGKQKPVVVSDMGRLQPQARELEEAVLGALMLEKDAYSIISEILKPECFYEKSHEMIYAAIVDLAASQRPVDMLTVTEQLRKRGELDQVGGPFYISQLTSKVASSAHIEYHARIIAQKYLARELISFTAMIQGKAFDETIDVEDLMQEAEGKLFEISQRNVKKDVTQINPVIKDAMDLLQKAANQKEGLSGTRTGFDALDKITSGWQNSDLIIIAARPAMGKTAFVLSMAKNMAVNHNVPVALFSLEMSNVQLVNRLIVNVCEIPGEKIKSGRLESYEWEQLDFKIKELYDAPIYVDDTPSLSVFELRTKARRLVREHGVRCIIIDYLQLMNASGMSFGSREQEVSTISRSLKGLAKELNIPIIALSQLNRGVESRQGAEGKRPQLADLRESGAIEQDADMVCFIHRPEYYKITEDERGNSLVGLAEIIIAKHRNGATGDVRLRFKGDYAKFMNIDEDVAVREFSSNMNSSDPLPPIPPAGADFLNQGSSSEVPF, encoded by the coding sequence ATGGCAGAAGGAACTAAAAATACCGGAAGAGGAAACTCCGGAAAGGGGAAACAAAAACCTGTTGTAGTGTCTGATATGGGACGTCTGCAGCCACAGGCTCGTGAGTTGGAAGAGGCCGTTTTAGGTGCCTTGATGCTTGAAAAAGATGCTTATTCGATCATCAGTGAGATCTTGAAGCCGGAATGCTTTTACGAAAAGTCGCACGAGATGATCTATGCGGCTATTGTGGATCTGGCAGCCAGCCAGCGGCCGGTCGACATGCTGACGGTGACGGAGCAGTTGAGGAAGCGCGGCGAACTGGACCAGGTGGGCGGACCGTTTTATATCTCGCAGCTGACCAGCAAGGTTGCCAGTAGCGCGCATATCGAATATCATGCCCGTATCATCGCCCAGAAATACCTGGCGAGAGAGTTGATCTCTTTCACTGCGATGATCCAGGGAAAGGCTTTTGACGAAACGATCGACGTGGAAGACCTGATGCAGGAAGCGGAAGGAAAACTGTTTGAGATATCCCAGCGGAATGTAAAGAAGGACGTAACCCAGATCAATCCCGTTATCAAGGATGCGATGGATTTGTTGCAGAAAGCGGCGAACCAGAAGGAGGGTCTGAGCGGTACGCGTACCGGTTTCGATGCGCTGGATAAGATCACTTCGGGATGGCAGAATTCCGACTTGATCATTATTGCTGCCCGTCCTGCGATGGGTAAGACGGCGTTCGTTCTTTCCATGGCGAAGAATATGGCGGTGAATCATAATGTGCCGGTTGCTTTGTTCTCGCTTGAAATGAGTAACGTCCAGTTGGTAAACCGTCTGATCGTAAACGTATGTGAGATCCCGGGCGAGAAGATCAAGAGCGGACGTTTGGAAAGTTATGAGTGGGAACAGCTGGACTTCAAGATCAAGGAGTTGTATGATGCACCTATCTATGTGGATGATACGCCGAGTCTTTCGGTGTTTGAGTTGCGTACCAAGGCTCGCCGTCTGGTGCGTGAGCATGGGGTACGATGTATCATCATCGACTACCTTCAGTTGATGAATGCGAGTGGTATGAGTTTCGGTAGCCGTGAGCAGGAGGTAAGTACAATCTCCCGTTCATTGAAAGGGTTGGCGAAGGAGTTGAACATACCGATCATCGCACTGTCGCAGTTGAACCGTGGTGTGGAAAGCCGTCAGGGAGCCGAAGGAAAGCGTCCGCAGTTGGCCGACCTTCGTGAGTCGGGAGCGATCGAGCAGGATGCGGATATGGTTTGTTTTATCCACCGTCCGGAATATTATAAGATCACGGAAGATGAGCGTGGTAACTCGCTGGTTGGCCTGGCAGAGATCATTATCGCCAAGCATCGTAACGGTGCGACAGGTGATGTGCGTCTGCGCTTTAAAGGTGATTATGCGAAGTTTATGAATATAGATGAGGATGTAGCTGTGCGCGAATTTTCATCGAATATGAACAGTAGCGACCCGTTACCTCCGATACCGCCTGCCGGTGCAGATTTCCTGAACCAGGGCAGCAGCAGCGAGGTTCCGTTCTGA
- a CDS encoding carboxypeptidase-like regulatory domain-containing protein, with product MKTTNYCSLGLLAATLVFGGLFFNSCKDDEVEPVPEIVENPLEKDAYFITGKVTDGVNALADVAVSAGSVSAKTDAAGTYLIEVTKKGTFELSFAKDGYITIGNEVTIDNDADKGTIVSYSQVLTKKADAVKVDPEKDTQVTASEDVDVAIPAGAVKTETDVTITPFVPAADKKVKEAADKAIATSTPVETSSALSLTSLSCEPDGLTFDKPVEIKVKAEEAENGVYFTKAKHYVNGTEEGEADFDAENKSYVIRLNGFSVHEVKVATDFSAEPGSESVFSEVIDNLGKTTAVSKTFSFKMKDGWRIVSKSAGVTGGIEAKLMAALTNTLSSGEGISETEISKEVAVCGDMKMSVAFKQALVKYTFQVETSAGTESITAEKYGTVSQSIEKEQGNMKPEHN from the coding sequence ATGAAAACAACTAATTATTGTTCGTTGGGCCTGTTGGCTGCAACGCTGGTGTTTGGCGGATTATTTTTTAATTCCTGTAAAGACGATGAAGTGGAACCCGTTCCGGAAATCGTGGAAAACCCGCTGGAGAAAGATGCCTATTTCATCACCGGTAAGGTGACGGACGGGGTAAATGCCCTGGCTGATGTAGCTGTATCGGCCGGAAGTGTATCGGCGAAAACCGATGCAGCAGGTACTTATCTGATAGAAGTGACCAAGAAAGGTACATTTGAACTGAGCTTCGCAAAAGACGGCTATATCACGATCGGAAATGAAGTAACCATCGACAACGATGCCGATAAAGGAACCATCGTCTCTTATTCACAGGTATTGACAAAGAAAGCGGATGCTGTCAAAGTCGATCCGGAGAAAGATACGCAGGTGACTGCTTCGGAGGATGTCGATGTGGCTATCCCTGCCGGGGCTGTGAAGACGGAAACAGATGTGACGATTACTCCGTTTGTGCCTGCTGCCGATAAGAAGGTGAAAGAGGCTGCCGATAAGGCGATCGCTACTTCTACACCGGTGGAAACATCGTCTGCCCTCTCTTTGACCAGCCTGAGTTGTGAACCGGACGGTCTGACCTTCGACAAGCCTGTGGAGATAAAGGTGAAGGCGGAAGAGGCTGAGAACGGCGTTTATTTCACGAAAGCGAAACATTATGTAAACGGTACGGAAGAAGGGGAAGCCGATTTCGATGCGGAAAATAAATCGTATGTGATTCGCCTGAATGGTTTCTCCGTGCATGAAGTGAAGGTCGCTACCGACTTTTCTGCCGAACCGGGTAGTGAATCCGTTTTCTCCGAAGTGATAGATAACCTGGGAAAGACGACTGCCGTATCGAAGACGTTCTCTTTCAAGATGAAAGACGGCTGGAGGATCGTATCCAAGAGCGCAGGTGTGACAGGCGGTATCGAGGCAAAGCTGATGGCAGCCCTGACCAATACGTTATCCAGCGGTGAAGGTATCTCTGAAACGGAAATATCCAAAGAGGTGGCAGTATGCGGGGATATGAAGATGTCGGTTGCTTTCAAGCAGGCATTGGTGAAGTATACTTTCCAGGTAGAGACAAGTGCAGGGACTGAAAGCATTACTGCCGAAAAATACGGAACCGTGTCACAAAGCATCGAAAAGGAACAGGGTAATATGAAACCCGAACATAACTAA
- a CDS encoding magnesium transporter CorA family protein: protein MRSFLYCEAGFVEKDKWLPDCWVNVECPTPEDIQYLLNQFHVPQSFLSDIEDTDERPRIEYEGNWLLTILRIPVQSTESGIPFTTVPIGIITNNEIIISVCYHKTELLPDFIRYSRRKELVVRHKYDLILRLIHSSAVWFLKYLKQINNEVARAEKALEKSIRNEDLLRLMKLEKSMVYFNTSIRGNEVMLSKLQSIFQEPMYMDAELVEDVETELKQAHLTVNIYSDILTGTMDAFASIISNNVNTIMKRMTSISIILMVPTLIASFYGMNVINYVEELPHGFVVIVLFSITLSALAFFVFRKIKWF from the coding sequence ATGAGATCGTTTCTTTATTGTGAAGCCGGCTTTGTGGAAAAAGACAAGTGGCTTCCCGACTGCTGGGTAAATGTAGAATGCCCTACCCCCGAAGATATCCAATACCTTTTAAACCAGTTTCACGTACCCCAATCATTCCTGAGCGATATCGAAGATACCGACGAACGTCCGCGTATCGAGTATGAAGGGAACTGGTTGCTGACAATCCTGCGTATCCCGGTACAGAGCACCGAAAGCGGTATTCCTTTTACAACTGTCCCGATCGGCATCATCACGAATAACGAGATCATTATCTCCGTCTGTTATCATAAGACGGAGTTATTGCCCGATTTCATTCGTTACAGCCGGCGCAAAGAGCTCGTCGTACGTCATAAATACGACCTGATCCTGCGACTGATCCATTCGTCTGCCGTCTGGTTCCTGAAATATCTGAAACAGATCAACAACGAAGTGGCACGTGCCGAAAAAGCGTTGGAGAAAAGTATCCGTAACGAAGACCTGCTGCGGTTGATGAAGCTGGAGAAAAGTATGGTTTATTTCAATACGTCCATCCGTGGAAATGAAGTGATGCTCTCGAAGCTGCAAAGTATTTTCCAGGAGCCGATGTATATGGATGCCGAACTGGTGGAAGATGTGGAAACCGAGTTGAAGCAGGCGCATCTCACAGTGAACATCTACAGCGATATCCTTACCGGAACGATGGATGCCTTTGCCTCCATCATCTCCAACAATGTGAACACCATCATGAAACGCATGACCTCCATATCGATCATCCTGATGGTTCCGACACTGATAGCCAGCTTCTACGGGATGAATGTGATCAACTATGTAGAAGAACTGCCGCACGGATTTGTCGTGATCGTACTCTTTTCCATCACCTTGTCGGCACTGGCATTCTTTGTCTTCAGGAAGATCAAGTGGTTCTGA
- a CDS encoding polysaccharide biosynthesis/export family protein, protein MMRKYVTYLLVCVAVFFTACTSTKKILYLQDVVPLKQQEIEQKYEVIIHSDDLLAIMVNSRDPELALPFNMPMVTYQLGSNSTGQQRVLGYLVDTNGDIDFPILGKIHVEGLTRMQLTELVKNKLIEGDLIKDPIVTVQFLNFKVSVMGEVGRPGSFTISGDRITLLEALSMAGDLTIYGRRDRVGVIRENNGKRTILFHDLRSAEIFNSPCYYLQQNDIVYVEPNKAKSGQSGINQNNTIGVWVSVISLLTTIAVLIFK, encoded by the coding sequence ATGATGAGAAAATATGTGACCTATCTGTTGGTGTGTGTGGCGGTATTTTTTACCGCCTGCACATCGACAAAAAAGATACTCTATTTACAGGATGTCGTCCCGTTGAAGCAGCAGGAGATCGAGCAGAAATACGAAGTGATTATCCATAGCGATGACCTGCTGGCTATCATGGTGAACAGCCGCGATCCGGAACTGGCACTGCCTTTCAATATGCCGATGGTGACCTATCAGCTGGGATCGAACAGTACCGGACAACAGCGCGTCTTGGGATACCTGGTCGATACGAACGGGGATATCGATTTCCCGATCCTGGGAAAGATCCATGTGGAGGGGCTGACCCGTATGCAGTTGACGGAGCTGGTGAAGAACAAGCTGATAGAAGGGGATCTGATCAAGGATCCGATCGTGACGGTACAGTTCCTGAACTTTAAGGTGTCCGTCATGGGAGAGGTGGGACGTCCGGGTAGTTTTACTATCTCCGGCGACCGTATTACGCTACTGGAAGCGTTGAGTATGGCGGGCGACCTGACCATCTACGGACGACGTGACCGGGTAGGCGTGATCCGTGAAAACAACGGAAAGCGTACGATCCTTTTCCACGACCTGCGCTCGGCGGAGATATTTAATTCGCCCTGTTATTATCTGCAGCAGAACGATATCGTGTATGTGGAACCGAATAAAGCGAAGTCGGGACAGAGCGGCATCAACCAGAATAACACAATCGGAGTCTGGGTTTCCGTCATCTCCCTCCTGACGACCATCGCAGTATTAATCTTTAAATAA
- a CDS encoding YjbH domain-containing protein, which translates to MMNISIRFKKLILSACWLLMAGGLHAQHSMGVTGLLNIPTADMQADGTFMAGVNYLPEQMLPEYWDYNSGNYFLNMTFLPCLEIGYRCTLLKLKTGKWNQDRSVSLRIRPLKEGKYWPSVVVGSNDALTTGQLNTFSEVTGNRYFSSVYGVATKHFLPGGHDLAFTFGWNIPFRKHAVRDGVFGGMSYSPAFCRPLSLMAEYDGNAVNMGGSVRLFNHFTVHVFCYDLEAVSCGVRYELVLLGKKGGRP; encoded by the coding sequence ATGATGAATATATCGATCCGGTTTAAGAAACTGATTCTGTCTGCCTGTTGGCTGCTGATGGCAGGCGGTCTTCACGCCCAACATTCGATGGGAGTGACGGGGTTATTGAATATCCCGACGGCGGATATGCAGGCGGACGGGACATTTATGGCGGGGGTGAATTACCTGCCGGAACAGATGCTTCCCGAGTATTGGGATTATAATTCGGGGAATTATTTCCTGAATATGACTTTTCTGCCTTGCCTGGAAATAGGGTATCGCTGTACGCTGCTGAAACTCAAGACCGGGAAGTGGAACCAGGATCGTTCGGTGTCGCTCAGGATACGTCCGCTGAAAGAGGGGAAATACTGGCCGTCGGTGGTCGTGGGGAGCAATGACGCTTTGACGACCGGACAGTTGAATACGTTCAGTGAAGTTACCGGAAACCGTTATTTCTCGTCGGTGTACGGAGTAGCGACGAAGCATTTCCTGCCCGGCGGTCATGACCTGGCATTCACGTTCGGATGGAATATCCCGTTCCGCAAACATGCCGTTCGTGACGGGGTTTTCGGAGGAATGAGTTATTCACCGGCCTTTTGCCGTCCGCTTTCCCTGATGGCGGAGTATGACGGAAACGCGGTGAATATGGGCGGGAGTGTCCGGCTTTTCAATCATTTTACGGTGCATGTGTTTTGCTATGACCTGGAAGCGGTGTCGTGCGGGGTACGGTACGAACTGGTGTTACTGGGTAAGAAAGGGGGCAGACCATGA
- a CDS encoding GumC family protein — protein sequence MNSEQETTYLREEENELNLRDLFNIVRANWYWFLLSVLLCSGAAFLYLKWAPKVYTRTASVLIKDNAKGGGLSESAAFEELNMFNVKSNVDNEVLVFKSKRLMNIVAERLNLDVSYTVKEGLRTVELYTQSPVAVQFPETEVVQAFSLTVTPLSEKEVMLSDFSTDEGKMQKIALNDTVTTPVGKLVVTPTLYYSDKYFGKPVAVGKKNREDVTLSYSNALQVALASKTATIINLTLQDVSIPRAEDVLNMLIAVYNEDAINDKNQVTVNTSNFINDRLIIIEKELGSVDADIETYKRENQLTDISSETGMYLQESSQYSKEGLGLENQRTLAKYIRDYLTDPHKSSDLIPANTGIADVNIEGQISEYNNLLLKRDKLISNSSNKNPVVMDLNNSLNAMKQTIIRAVDNLIVGLNIKIKNIKEREVQTSRRISAVPTQQKYVLSVERQQKIKEELYLYLLNKREENALSQAITESNARVIDAAQGSRLPVAPKSMMILLAAMVLGLAIPAGVIWLQVVMNTTVRTRKDVEDAVSIPFLGEIPLRDKKNKDEIVVRENGRDSISEAFRIVRTNMDFMRVKAKDMKVVMFTSFNPNAGKTFVSMNLAMSFALTSKKVILIDLDIRKGTLTSHVSGAANMGVTNYLSGKVDDIDAIIQKGELAENLDIIHTGPVPPNPSELLLSSRLETLMEALKERYDYIILDNVPAGMVADAAIVNRVADLTIYILRAGLMDRRQLPELEKLYRQEKFKNMCLILNGVRYSHSGYGYGYGYGYGYGYGYGYGYGNEKKK from the coding sequence ATGAATTCTGAACAAGAAACAACTTATCTGCGTGAAGAAGAAAACGAACTGAATCTGAGGGATCTTTTCAATATTGTCCGGGCTAACTGGTATTGGTTTCTCTTGTCTGTCCTGCTCTGTAGCGGGGCGGCATTCCTGTATCTGAAATGGGCACCGAAAGTGTATACGCGTACGGCTTCCGTTCTGATCAAGGATAATGCAAAGGGGGGCGGTCTCAGTGAGTCGGCTGCTTTTGAAGAGTTGAACATGTTCAATGTAAAAAGCAATGTGGACAACGAGGTACTGGTATTCAAGTCGAAGCGTTTGATGAATATTGTTGCCGAACGGCTGAATCTGGATGTCAGCTATACGGTGAAGGAGGGATTGCGTACGGTGGAGCTGTATACGCAGTCGCCCGTTGCCGTACAGTTTCCGGAAACGGAGGTGGTACAGGCGTTTTCTTTGACGGTGACCCCTTTGTCGGAAAAGGAGGTGATGCTGTCGGACTTCTCCACGGACGAAGGAAAGATGCAGAAGATCGCACTGAACGATACGGTAACTACACCTGTCGGCAAGCTGGTGGTGACTCCGACGCTGTATTACTCGGATAAATACTTCGGCAAGCCGGTCGCTGTCGGCAAGAAGAACCGGGAGGATGTCACTTTGAGCTATAGCAATGCGCTGCAGGTGGCACTGGCCAGTAAGACGGCGACGATCATTAACCTGACTTTGCAGGATGTCTCCATCCCGCGTGCGGAAGATGTACTGAACATGCTGATTGCCGTTTACAACGAGGATGCGATCAACGACAAGAACCAGGTGACGGTGAACACGTCCAACTTCATCAATGACCGTCTGATCATTATTGAGAAGGAGTTGGGGAGCGTGGATGCCGATATCGAGACTTACAAGCGTGAAAACCAGTTGACGGACATCAGTTCGGAAACGGGCATGTACTTGCAGGAAAGCAGCCAGTACAGCAAAGAGGGGTTGGGGCTGGAGAACCAGCGGACGCTTGCCAAATATATCCGCGATTATCTGACCGATCCGCATAAAAGTTCGGATCTGATACCTGCCAATACGGGCATTGCCGATGTGAATATCGAGGGACAGATCAGCGAGTACAACAACCTGTTGCTGAAACGGGATAAATTGATCAGCAACAGCAGTAACAAGAATCCGGTGGTGATGGACCTGAACAATTCGTTGAATGCGATGAAACAGACCATTATCCGGGCGGTGGACAACCTGATTGTCGGTCTGAATATCAAGATCAAAAATATCAAGGAGCGGGAGGTGCAGACGTCACGCCGTATCTCGGCAGTTCCGACGCAGCAGAAATATGTGCTGTCGGTCGAACGCCAGCAGAAGATCAAGGAAGAGCTGTATCTTTACCTGTTGAACAAGCGGGAAGAGAACGCCTTGTCGCAGGCGATTACGGAAAGTAATGCCCGTGTGATCGATGCGGCACAGGGAAGCCGGCTTCCGGTTGCTCCGAAGTCGATGATGATCCTGTTGGCGGCTATGGTGTTGGGGCTGGCTATTCCGGCGGGCGTGATCTGGCTGCAAGTGGTCATGAATACGACTGTGCGTACGCGTAAGGATGTGGAGGATGCCGTATCGATTCCGTTTTTGGGAGAGATCCCTTTGCGCGACAAGAAGAATAAGGATGAGATAGTCGTGCGTGAAAACGGTCGCGACAGTATCTCGGAGGCTTTCCGTATCGTGCGTACGAATATGGATTTCATGCGTGTGAAAGCGAAAGATATGAAAGTGGTGATGTTCACTTCTTTCAATCCGAATGCGGGTAAGACCTTTGTGTCGATGAACCTCGCCATGAGCTTTGCACTGACCAGCAAGAAGGTGATACTGATCGACCTCGATATCCGTAAGGGTACCCTTACAAGCCATGTTAGCGGCGCCGCTAACATGGGGGTAACTAATTATTTATCCGGGAAGGTGGATGATATAGATGCTATCATTCAGAAAGGGGAACTTGCGGAAAACCTGGATATTATCCATACAGGACCGGTTCCTCCCAATCCTTCGGAACTTTTGTTGAGCAGTCGTCTGGAGACTTTAATGGAGGCGCTGAAGGAACGGTATGACTATATCATTCTGGATAATGTGCCTGCCGGTATGGTTGCCGATGCTGCCATTGTGAATCGGGTGGCCGACTTGACTATTTATATCTTGCGTGCCGGATTGATGGACCGCCGTCAGCTACCGGAACTGGAAAAGCTGTACAGACAGGAGAAATTCAAGAATATGTGCTTGATCCTGAATGGTGTACGCTATAGCCATTCAGGTTATGGCTATGGTTACGGATATGGATATGGTTACGGGTATGGTTATGGGTACGGCTATGGAAATGAAAAGAAAAAATAA
- a CDS encoding tyrosine-protein phosphatase codes for MLTWIVPKRNILYTTLLEGMTDVHAHLLPGVDGGSESLMDSMAALKRMKEVGVKRIFLTPHIADECKNNSPELLQAKYSILKECCPPDMELYLAGEYMLDSGFDARKRGEILTFPGKQILVETSCSSAPERFLTFLFDLVLEGYKPVIAHPELYRYMTQDDYFFLKDKGYKFQLNLFSLAGLYGKLSRTVARNLLDKGFYDYVGSDFRRLGDYEKGLKNLYLSANRIRQVGELFENNDSLWHSGSLPKQII; via the coding sequence ATGTTGACCTGGATTGTACCGAAGAGAAACATTCTTTATACCACATTGCTTGAGGGAATGACAGATGTGCATGCACATCTGCTTCCCGGTGTGGACGGAGGATCGGAGTCTTTGATGGACTCGATGGCTGCCTTGAAGAGAATGAAGGAGGTGGGGGTGAAACGCATCTTCCTTACTCCCCATATCGCAGATGAGTGCAAGAATAATTCGCCGGAACTTTTACAGGCTAAATATTCTATTCTGAAAGAGTGTTGTCCGCCGGATATGGAATTATACCTGGCTGGCGAATATATGCTGGATAGTGGGTTTGATGCCCGTAAAAGGGGAGAAATACTGACTTTCCCCGGAAAGCAGATATTGGTGGAGACTTCCTGTTCGTCGGCTCCGGAGAGATTCCTGACATTTTTATTCGACCTGGTCCTGGAGGGATATAAACCTGTTATCGCGCATCCGGAGCTGTACCGGTATATGACGCAGGATGATTATTTTTTCCTGAAAGACAAGGGGTATAAATTTCAGCTGAATTTATTTTCGTTGGCCGGACTGTATGGGAAACTGTCCAGGACGGTTGCCCGTAATTTACTGGATAAAGGGTTTTACGATTATGTCGGTTCGGATTTTCGCCGGCTGGGTGATTATGAGAAAGGCTTGAAAAACCTGTATTTGTCAGCGAACCGGATACGGCAGGTCGGTGAACTGTTTGAAAATAACGATTCGCTTTGGCACAGCGGATCACTGCCAAAACAAATAATTTAA